The proteins below come from a single Oncorhynchus keta strain PuntledgeMale-10-30-2019 chromosome 1, Oket_V2, whole genome shotgun sequence genomic window:
- the LOC118396381 gene encoding unconventional myosin-Ic-like isoform X3 yields MELRIQLIPTGEIILSPGKNGESYCHSCTKAVGSDGVRISMESALTARDRVGVQDFVLLENHTSEAAFIENLRKRFKENLIYTYIGSVLVSVNPYKDLEIYTKNHMERYRGVNFYEVSPHVYAVSDNSYRSMRTECKDQCILISGESGAGKTEASKKILQYYAVTCPASDQVETVKDRLLQSNPVLEAFGNAKTLRNDNSSRFGKYMDIQFDFKGAPVGGHILNYLLEKSRVVHQNHGERNFHIFYQLIEGGEEDLLRRLGLERNPQQYQYLVKGNCPKVSSINDRSDWKVVRKALSVIGFSEDEVEELLNIIASVLHLGNIQYGGEDSGNAYITTDTQIKYLARLLCVDGLVLKEALTHKTIIAKGEELKSPLNLEQASSARDALSKAVYGRTFTWLVNKINVSLAYKDETYKNASVIGLLDIYGFEVFQHNSFEQFCINYCNEKLQQLFIELTLKSEQDEYEAEGITWEPVQYFNNKIICDLVEEKFKGIISILDEECLRPGDASDITFLEKLENTVGGHAHLTTHKLADGKTRKVMGREEFRLLHYAGEVNYNVNGFLDKNNDLLFRNLKEVMCMSDNKILTQCFDRAELKDSKRPETAATQFKTSLAKLMEILMSKEPSYVRCIKPNDAKQAGRFDDVLIRHQVKYLGLMENLRVRRAGFAYRRHYETFLQRYKSLCPETWPSWQGKLADGVSTLVKHLGYKPEEYKLGRSKIFIRFPKTLFATEDALETRKHSLASKLQSSWKGYSQKTKYRKLRSSAVVVQAWWRGILACRRAQRKRQAANTIRRFIKGFIYRHNERCPENEYFLDYVRYSFLMKLRRNLPKSVLDKSWPTAPTALIEASEQLRKLYMQNMVWGYCRRINPEWKHQLEQKMVASEIFKNKKDNYPQSVPKLFMGTRLNGEEINPKVLQSLGSEKMKYAVPVTKYDRKGYKARPRQLLLTSNCAVIVEEAKLKQRIDYAALKGISVSSLSDGVFVLHVPTEDKKQKGDVVLQSDHIIETLTKVAICADKVNSININQGSITFTMGQGKEGIIDFTSGSELLVAKAKNGHLSVTAPRLNSR; encoded by the exons gcTGTGGGGAGTGACGGCGTGCGGATCAGCATGGAGAGTGCCCTGACGGCCAGGGACCGGGTGGGTGTCCAGGACTTTGTCCTGCTGGAGAACCACACCAGCGAGGCGGCCTTCATCGAGAACCTGCGCAAGCGCTTCAAGGAGAACCTCATCTAT acatACATCGGCTCAGTCCTGGTGTCGGTGAACCCCTACAAGGATCTGGAGATCTACACCAAGAACCACATGGAGCGCTACCGAGGCGTTAACTTCTACGAGGTCTCTCCCCACGT ctACGCGGTGTCTGACAACTCTTACCGGTCCATGCGGACGGAGTGTAAGGACCAGTGCATCCTCATCTCGGGGGAGAGCGGTGCCGGCAAGACGGAGGCCTCAAAGAAGATCCTGCAGTACTACGCCGTGACCTGTCCCGCCAGCGACCAGGTGGAGACGGTCAAGGACCGCCTGCTGCAGTCCAACCCTGTCCTAGAG GCTTTTGGAAACGCCAAAACGTTGCGCAACGACAACTCCAGCCGCTTCGGCAAATACATGGACATCCAGTTTGACTTCAAG GGTGCACCGGTAGGGGGCCACATCCTCAACTACCTGCTAGAGAAGTCACGGGTGGTGCACCAGAACCACGGCGAGAGGAACTTCCACATCTTCTACCAGCTGATTgaggggggtgaggaggaccTGCTGCGGCGCCTGGGCCTGGAGAGGAACCCCCAGCAGTACCAGTACCTCGTCAAG GGGAACTGTCCCAAGGTGAGCTCCATCAACGACCGCAGCGACTGGAAGGTGGTGAGGAAGGCCCTGTCTGTCATCGGCTTCAGCGAGGACGAGGTGGAG gaGCTGTTAAACATTATTGCCAGTGTTCTTCACTTGGGCAACATTCAGTATGGAGGAGAAGACAGCGGCAATGCCTacatcactacagacacacagatcaAATACCTGGCGAGG TTACTCTGTGTGGATGGCTTGGTCCTGAAAGAAGCGCTCACACACAAGACGATCATCGCCAAAGGGGAAGAG ctgaAGAGCCCTCTGAACCTGGAGCAGGCGTCGTCGGCCCGGGACGCCCTGTCTAAGGCCGTGTACGGCCGCACCTTCACCTGGCTCGTCAACAAGATCAATGTCTCCCTGGCttacaag GATGAGACCTATAAAAACGCTTCAGTCATTGGCCTGCTGGATATCTATGGTTTTGAAGTATTCCAGCACAACAG TTTTGAGCAGTTCTGCATTAACTACTGCAACGAGAAGCTGCAGCAGCTCTTCATCGAGCTCACCCTCAAGTCTGAGCAGGATGAGTACGAAGCGGAGGGAATCACG TGGGAACCCGTGCAGTACTTCAACAACAAGATCATCTGTGATCTGGTGGAGGAGAAGTTCAAAGGCATCATCTCCATTCTG gacGAGGAGTGCCTGAGGCCAGGGGACGCCAGTGACATCACCTTCCTGGAGAAGTTGGAGAATACTGTGGGAGGCCACGCCCACTTGACAAC TCACAAGCTGGCCGATGGAAAGACCCGGAAGGTGATGGGCCGAGAGGAGTTCAGACTGCTGCACTACGCTGGAGAGGTCAACTACAACgtcaacg gCTTCCTGGACAAGAACAATGACCTCCTCTTCAGGAACTTgaaagag GTCATGTGTATGTCTGATAATAAGATTCTGACCCAGTGCTTTGACCGGGCGGAGCTGAAGGACAGCAAGAGACCTGAGACG GCAGCGACCCAGTTCAAGACCAGCCTGGCCAAGTTAATGGAGATCCTGATGTCCAAGGAGCCGTCGTACGTGCGCTGCATCAAGCCCAACGATGCCAAGCAAGCAG gacGGTTCGACGATGTTCTCATCAGGCATCAGGTGAAGTACCTGGGTCTGATGGAAAACCTCCGCGTGAGGAGAGCTGGCTTCGCCTACCGCCGCCACTATGAGACCTTCCTCCAGAG GTATAAGTCCCTGTGCCCGGAGACCTGGCCTAGCTGGCAGGGCAAGCTGGCAGACGGAGTCTCCACACTGGTCAAACACCTGGGTTACAAACCTGAGGAGTACAAACTGGGCAG ATCCAAAATCTTCATCCGTTTCCCAAAGACCCTGTTTGCCACAGAGGACGCGCTGGAAACAAGAAAACACAGCCTCG cCAGCAAACTGCAGTCATCCTGGAAGGGCTACAGCCAAAAGACCAAATACCGCAAACTCAGATCATCAG CGGTTGTGGTCCAGGCGTGGTGGAGGGGCATCCTGGCCTGTAGGAGGGCACAGCGCAAGAGGCAGGCCGCCAACACCATCCGCAG GTTCATCAAGGGCTTCATCTACCGCCACAATGAGCGTTGTCCTGAGAATGAGTACTTCCTGGATTATGTGCGCTACTCCTTCCTGATGAAGCTGCGCAGGAACCTCCCCAAGTCGGTCCTGGACAAGAGCTGGCCCACGGCGCCGACCGCCCTCATCGAG GCGTCGGAGCAGCTCCGTAAACTGTACATGCAGAACATGGTGTGGGGCTACTGCAGGAGGATCAACCCAGAGTGGAAACACCAG TTGGAGCAGAAAATGGTGGCCAGTGAGATCTTCAAAAACAAGAAGGACAACTACCCCCAAAGTGTCCCAAAGCTCTTCATGGGCACAAGACTCA atggAGAGGAGATTAACCCCAAGGTGTTGCAGTCACTTGGCAGTGAGAAGATGAAG taTGCAGTCCCAGTGACCAAGTACGACAGGAAGGGCTACAAGGCTCGACCAAGGCAGCTGCTGCTCACCTCCAACTGTGCCGTCATCGTGGAGGAGGCCAAGCTCAAGCAGCGCATCGACTACGCCGCCCTCAAAG GTATCTCAGTCAGCTCTCTCAGTGACGGTGTCTTCGTACTGCACGTGCCCACTGAAGACAAAAAACAGAAG GGAGATGTGGTGCTTCAGAGTGACCACATCATCGAGACCCTGACCAAAGTGGCCATTTGTGCCGacaaggtcaacagcatcaacatCAACCAGGGAAG tatAACTTTCACGATGGGCCAAGGTAAGGAAGGGATCATAGACTTCACCTCTGGCTCTGAGCTGCTGGTTGCCAAGGCGAAGAATGGCCACCTCTCAGTG ACTGCCCCTCGACTGAACTCAAGATGA
- the LOC118396381 gene encoding unconventional myosin-Ic-like isoform X2, which translates to MDLGNIRDLVRKTQVSIVENRFLGERIDKLKDAVGSDGVRISMESALTARDRVGVQDFVLLENHTSEAAFIENLRKRFKENLIYTYIGSVLVSVNPYKDLEIYTKNHMERYRGVNFYEVSPHVYAVSDNSYRSMRTECKDQCILISGESGAGKTEASKKILQYYAVTCPASDQVETVKDRLLQSNPVLEAFGNAKTLRNDNSSRFGKYMDIQFDFKGAPVGGHILNYLLEKSRVVHQNHGERNFHIFYQLIEGGEEDLLRRLGLERNPQQYQYLVKGNCPKVSSINDRSDWKVVRKALSVIGFSEDEVEELLNIIASVLHLGNIQYGGEDSGNAYITTDTQIKYLARLLCVDGLVLKEALTHKTIIAKGEELKSPLNLEQASSARDALSKAVYGRTFTWLVNKINVSLAYKDETYKNASVIGLLDIYGFEVFQHNSFEQFCINYCNEKLQQLFIELTLKSEQDEYEAEGITWEPVQYFNNKIICDLVEEKFKGIISILDEECLRPGDASDITFLEKLENTVGGHAHLTTHKLADGKTRKVMGREEFRLLHYAGEVNYNVNGFLDKNNDLLFRNLKEVMCMSDNKILTQCFDRAELKDSKRPETAATQFKTSLAKLMEILMSKEPSYVRCIKPNDAKQAGRFDDVLIRHQVKYLGLMENLRVRRAGFAYRRHYETFLQRYKSLCPETWPSWQGKLADGVSTLVKHLGYKPEEYKLGRSKIFIRFPKTLFATEDALETRKHSLASKLQSSWKGYSQKTKYRKLRSSAVVVQAWWRGILACRRAQRKRQAANTIRRFIKGFIYRHNERCPENEYFLDYVRYSFLMKLRRNLPKSVLDKSWPTAPTALIEASEQLRKLYMQNMVWGYCRRINPEWKHQLEQKMVASEIFKNKKDNYPQSVPKLFMGTRLNGEEINPKVLQSLGSEKMKYAVPVTKYDRKGYKARPRQLLLTSNCAVIVEEAKLKQRIDYAALKGISVSSLSDGVFVLHVPTEDKKQKGDVVLQSDHIIETLTKVAICADKVNSININQGSITFTMGQGKEGIIDFTSGSELLVAKAKNGHLSVTAPRLNSR; encoded by the exons ATGGATCTAGGTAACATTCGCGATCTGGTGCGTAAAACTCAAGTCTCCATCGTAGAAAACCGGTTTCTGGGCGAACGCATTGACAAGCTGAAGGAT gcTGTGGGGAGTGACGGCGTGCGGATCAGCATGGAGAGTGCCCTGACGGCCAGGGACCGGGTGGGTGTCCAGGACTTTGTCCTGCTGGAGAACCACACCAGCGAGGCGGCCTTCATCGAGAACCTGCGCAAGCGCTTCAAGGAGAACCTCATCTAT acatACATCGGCTCAGTCCTGGTGTCGGTGAACCCCTACAAGGATCTGGAGATCTACACCAAGAACCACATGGAGCGCTACCGAGGCGTTAACTTCTACGAGGTCTCTCCCCACGT ctACGCGGTGTCTGACAACTCTTACCGGTCCATGCGGACGGAGTGTAAGGACCAGTGCATCCTCATCTCGGGGGAGAGCGGTGCCGGCAAGACGGAGGCCTCAAAGAAGATCCTGCAGTACTACGCCGTGACCTGTCCCGCCAGCGACCAGGTGGAGACGGTCAAGGACCGCCTGCTGCAGTCCAACCCTGTCCTAGAG GCTTTTGGAAACGCCAAAACGTTGCGCAACGACAACTCCAGCCGCTTCGGCAAATACATGGACATCCAGTTTGACTTCAAG GGTGCACCGGTAGGGGGCCACATCCTCAACTACCTGCTAGAGAAGTCACGGGTGGTGCACCAGAACCACGGCGAGAGGAACTTCCACATCTTCTACCAGCTGATTgaggggggtgaggaggaccTGCTGCGGCGCCTGGGCCTGGAGAGGAACCCCCAGCAGTACCAGTACCTCGTCAAG GGGAACTGTCCCAAGGTGAGCTCCATCAACGACCGCAGCGACTGGAAGGTGGTGAGGAAGGCCCTGTCTGTCATCGGCTTCAGCGAGGACGAGGTGGAG gaGCTGTTAAACATTATTGCCAGTGTTCTTCACTTGGGCAACATTCAGTATGGAGGAGAAGACAGCGGCAATGCCTacatcactacagacacacagatcaAATACCTGGCGAGG TTACTCTGTGTGGATGGCTTGGTCCTGAAAGAAGCGCTCACACACAAGACGATCATCGCCAAAGGGGAAGAG ctgaAGAGCCCTCTGAACCTGGAGCAGGCGTCGTCGGCCCGGGACGCCCTGTCTAAGGCCGTGTACGGCCGCACCTTCACCTGGCTCGTCAACAAGATCAATGTCTCCCTGGCttacaag GATGAGACCTATAAAAACGCTTCAGTCATTGGCCTGCTGGATATCTATGGTTTTGAAGTATTCCAGCACAACAG TTTTGAGCAGTTCTGCATTAACTACTGCAACGAGAAGCTGCAGCAGCTCTTCATCGAGCTCACCCTCAAGTCTGAGCAGGATGAGTACGAAGCGGAGGGAATCACG TGGGAACCCGTGCAGTACTTCAACAACAAGATCATCTGTGATCTGGTGGAGGAGAAGTTCAAAGGCATCATCTCCATTCTG gacGAGGAGTGCCTGAGGCCAGGGGACGCCAGTGACATCACCTTCCTGGAGAAGTTGGAGAATACTGTGGGAGGCCACGCCCACTTGACAAC TCACAAGCTGGCCGATGGAAAGACCCGGAAGGTGATGGGCCGAGAGGAGTTCAGACTGCTGCACTACGCTGGAGAGGTCAACTACAACgtcaacg gCTTCCTGGACAAGAACAATGACCTCCTCTTCAGGAACTTgaaagag GTCATGTGTATGTCTGATAATAAGATTCTGACCCAGTGCTTTGACCGGGCGGAGCTGAAGGACAGCAAGAGACCTGAGACG GCAGCGACCCAGTTCAAGACCAGCCTGGCCAAGTTAATGGAGATCCTGATGTCCAAGGAGCCGTCGTACGTGCGCTGCATCAAGCCCAACGATGCCAAGCAAGCAG gacGGTTCGACGATGTTCTCATCAGGCATCAGGTGAAGTACCTGGGTCTGATGGAAAACCTCCGCGTGAGGAGAGCTGGCTTCGCCTACCGCCGCCACTATGAGACCTTCCTCCAGAG GTATAAGTCCCTGTGCCCGGAGACCTGGCCTAGCTGGCAGGGCAAGCTGGCAGACGGAGTCTCCACACTGGTCAAACACCTGGGTTACAAACCTGAGGAGTACAAACTGGGCAG ATCCAAAATCTTCATCCGTTTCCCAAAGACCCTGTTTGCCACAGAGGACGCGCTGGAAACAAGAAAACACAGCCTCG cCAGCAAACTGCAGTCATCCTGGAAGGGCTACAGCCAAAAGACCAAATACCGCAAACTCAGATCATCAG CGGTTGTGGTCCAGGCGTGGTGGAGGGGCATCCTGGCCTGTAGGAGGGCACAGCGCAAGAGGCAGGCCGCCAACACCATCCGCAG GTTCATCAAGGGCTTCATCTACCGCCACAATGAGCGTTGTCCTGAGAATGAGTACTTCCTGGATTATGTGCGCTACTCCTTCCTGATGAAGCTGCGCAGGAACCTCCCCAAGTCGGTCCTGGACAAGAGCTGGCCCACGGCGCCGACCGCCCTCATCGAG GCGTCGGAGCAGCTCCGTAAACTGTACATGCAGAACATGGTGTGGGGCTACTGCAGGAGGATCAACCCAGAGTGGAAACACCAG TTGGAGCAGAAAATGGTGGCCAGTGAGATCTTCAAAAACAAGAAGGACAACTACCCCCAAAGTGTCCCAAAGCTCTTCATGGGCACAAGACTCA atggAGAGGAGATTAACCCCAAGGTGTTGCAGTCACTTGGCAGTGAGAAGATGAAG taTGCAGTCCCAGTGACCAAGTACGACAGGAAGGGCTACAAGGCTCGACCAAGGCAGCTGCTGCTCACCTCCAACTGTGCCGTCATCGTGGAGGAGGCCAAGCTCAAGCAGCGCATCGACTACGCCGCCCTCAAAG GTATCTCAGTCAGCTCTCTCAGTGACGGTGTCTTCGTACTGCACGTGCCCACTGAAGACAAAAAACAGAAG GGAGATGTGGTGCTTCAGAGTGACCACATCATCGAGACCCTGACCAAAGTGGCCATTTGTGCCGacaaggtcaacagcatcaacatCAACCAGGGAAG tatAACTTTCACGATGGGCCAAGGTAAGGAAGGGATCATAGACTTCACCTCTGGCTCTGAGCTGCTGGTTGCCAAGGCGAAGAATGGCCACCTCTCAGTG ACTGCCCCTCGACTGAACTCAAGATGA
- the LOC118396381 gene encoding unconventional myosin-Ic-like isoform X6, giving the protein MELRIQLIPTGEIILSPGKNGESYCHSCTKAVGSDGVRISMESALTARDRVGVQDFVLLENHTSEAAFIENLRKRFKENLIYTYIGSVLVSVNPYKDLEIYTKNHMERYRGVNFYEVSPHVYAVSDNSYRSMRTECKDQCILISGESGAGKTEASKKILQYYAVTCPASDQVETVKDRLLQSNPVLEAFGNAKTLRNDNSSRFGKYMDIQFDFKGAPVGGHILNYLLEKSRVVHQNHGERNFHIFYQLIEGGEEDLLRRLGLERNPQQYQYLVKGNCPKVSSINDRSDWKVVRKALSVIGFSEDEVEELLNIIASVLHLGNIQYGGEDSGNAYITTDTQIKYLARLLCVDGLVLKEALTHKTIIAKGEELKSPLNLEQASSARDALSKAVYGRTFTWLVNKINVSLAYKDETYKNASVIGLLDIYGFEVFQHNSFEQFCINYCNEKLQQLFIELTLKSEQDEYEAEGITWEPVQYFNNKIICDLVEEKFKGIISILDEECLRPGDASDITFLEKLENTVGGHAHLTTHKLADGKTRKVMGREEFRLLHYAGEVNYNVNGFLDKNNDLLFRNLKEVMCMSDNKILTQCFDRAELKDSKRPETAATQFKTSLAKLMEILMSKEPSYVRCIKPNDAKQAGRFDDVLIRHQVKYLGLMENLRVRRAGFAYRRHYETFLQRYKSLCPETWPSWQGKLADGVSTLVKHLGYKPEEYKLGRSKIFIRFPKTLFATEDALETRKHSLASKLQSSWKGYSQKTKYRKLRSSAVVVQAWWRGILACRRAQRKRQAANTIRRFIKGFIYRHNERCPENEYFLDYVRYSFLMKLRRNLPKSVLDKSWPTAPTALIEASEQLRKLYMQNMVWGYCRRINPEWKHQLEQKMVASEIFKNKKDNYPQSVPKLFMGTRLNGEEINPKVLQSLGSEKMKYAVPVTKYDRKGYKARPRQLLLTSNCAVIVEEAKLKQRIDYAALKGISVSSLSDGVFVLHVPTEDKKQKGDVVLQSDHIIETLTKVAICADKVNSININQGSITFTMGQGKEGIIDFTSGSELLVAKAKNGHLSVVSRNNGGI; this is encoded by the exons gcTGTGGGGAGTGACGGCGTGCGGATCAGCATGGAGAGTGCCCTGACGGCCAGGGACCGGGTGGGTGTCCAGGACTTTGTCCTGCTGGAGAACCACACCAGCGAGGCGGCCTTCATCGAGAACCTGCGCAAGCGCTTCAAGGAGAACCTCATCTAT acatACATCGGCTCAGTCCTGGTGTCGGTGAACCCCTACAAGGATCTGGAGATCTACACCAAGAACCACATGGAGCGCTACCGAGGCGTTAACTTCTACGAGGTCTCTCCCCACGT ctACGCGGTGTCTGACAACTCTTACCGGTCCATGCGGACGGAGTGTAAGGACCAGTGCATCCTCATCTCGGGGGAGAGCGGTGCCGGCAAGACGGAGGCCTCAAAGAAGATCCTGCAGTACTACGCCGTGACCTGTCCCGCCAGCGACCAGGTGGAGACGGTCAAGGACCGCCTGCTGCAGTCCAACCCTGTCCTAGAG GCTTTTGGAAACGCCAAAACGTTGCGCAACGACAACTCCAGCCGCTTCGGCAAATACATGGACATCCAGTTTGACTTCAAG GGTGCACCGGTAGGGGGCCACATCCTCAACTACCTGCTAGAGAAGTCACGGGTGGTGCACCAGAACCACGGCGAGAGGAACTTCCACATCTTCTACCAGCTGATTgaggggggtgaggaggaccTGCTGCGGCGCCTGGGCCTGGAGAGGAACCCCCAGCAGTACCAGTACCTCGTCAAG GGGAACTGTCCCAAGGTGAGCTCCATCAACGACCGCAGCGACTGGAAGGTGGTGAGGAAGGCCCTGTCTGTCATCGGCTTCAGCGAGGACGAGGTGGAG gaGCTGTTAAACATTATTGCCAGTGTTCTTCACTTGGGCAACATTCAGTATGGAGGAGAAGACAGCGGCAATGCCTacatcactacagacacacagatcaAATACCTGGCGAGG TTACTCTGTGTGGATGGCTTGGTCCTGAAAGAAGCGCTCACACACAAGACGATCATCGCCAAAGGGGAAGAG ctgaAGAGCCCTCTGAACCTGGAGCAGGCGTCGTCGGCCCGGGACGCCCTGTCTAAGGCCGTGTACGGCCGCACCTTCACCTGGCTCGTCAACAAGATCAATGTCTCCCTGGCttacaag GATGAGACCTATAAAAACGCTTCAGTCATTGGCCTGCTGGATATCTATGGTTTTGAAGTATTCCAGCACAACAG TTTTGAGCAGTTCTGCATTAACTACTGCAACGAGAAGCTGCAGCAGCTCTTCATCGAGCTCACCCTCAAGTCTGAGCAGGATGAGTACGAAGCGGAGGGAATCACG TGGGAACCCGTGCAGTACTTCAACAACAAGATCATCTGTGATCTGGTGGAGGAGAAGTTCAAAGGCATCATCTCCATTCTG gacGAGGAGTGCCTGAGGCCAGGGGACGCCAGTGACATCACCTTCCTGGAGAAGTTGGAGAATACTGTGGGAGGCCACGCCCACTTGACAAC TCACAAGCTGGCCGATGGAAAGACCCGGAAGGTGATGGGCCGAGAGGAGTTCAGACTGCTGCACTACGCTGGAGAGGTCAACTACAACgtcaacg gCTTCCTGGACAAGAACAATGACCTCCTCTTCAGGAACTTgaaagag GTCATGTGTATGTCTGATAATAAGATTCTGACCCAGTGCTTTGACCGGGCGGAGCTGAAGGACAGCAAGAGACCTGAGACG GCAGCGACCCAGTTCAAGACCAGCCTGGCCAAGTTAATGGAGATCCTGATGTCCAAGGAGCCGTCGTACGTGCGCTGCATCAAGCCCAACGATGCCAAGCAAGCAG gacGGTTCGACGATGTTCTCATCAGGCATCAGGTGAAGTACCTGGGTCTGATGGAAAACCTCCGCGTGAGGAGAGCTGGCTTCGCCTACCGCCGCCACTATGAGACCTTCCTCCAGAG GTATAAGTCCCTGTGCCCGGAGACCTGGCCTAGCTGGCAGGGCAAGCTGGCAGACGGAGTCTCCACACTGGTCAAACACCTGGGTTACAAACCTGAGGAGTACAAACTGGGCAG ATCCAAAATCTTCATCCGTTTCCCAAAGACCCTGTTTGCCACAGAGGACGCGCTGGAAACAAGAAAACACAGCCTCG cCAGCAAACTGCAGTCATCCTGGAAGGGCTACAGCCAAAAGACCAAATACCGCAAACTCAGATCATCAG CGGTTGTGGTCCAGGCGTGGTGGAGGGGCATCCTGGCCTGTAGGAGGGCACAGCGCAAGAGGCAGGCCGCCAACACCATCCGCAG GTTCATCAAGGGCTTCATCTACCGCCACAATGAGCGTTGTCCTGAGAATGAGTACTTCCTGGATTATGTGCGCTACTCCTTCCTGATGAAGCTGCGCAGGAACCTCCCCAAGTCGGTCCTGGACAAGAGCTGGCCCACGGCGCCGACCGCCCTCATCGAG GCGTCGGAGCAGCTCCGTAAACTGTACATGCAGAACATGGTGTGGGGCTACTGCAGGAGGATCAACCCAGAGTGGAAACACCAG TTGGAGCAGAAAATGGTGGCCAGTGAGATCTTCAAAAACAAGAAGGACAACTACCCCCAAAGTGTCCCAAAGCTCTTCATGGGCACAAGACTCA atggAGAGGAGATTAACCCCAAGGTGTTGCAGTCACTTGGCAGTGAGAAGATGAAG taTGCAGTCCCAGTGACCAAGTACGACAGGAAGGGCTACAAGGCTCGACCAAGGCAGCTGCTGCTCACCTCCAACTGTGCCGTCATCGTGGAGGAGGCCAAGCTCAAGCAGCGCATCGACTACGCCGCCCTCAAAG GTATCTCAGTCAGCTCTCTCAGTGACGGTGTCTTCGTACTGCACGTGCCCACTGAAGACAAAAAACAGAAG GGAGATGTGGTGCTTCAGAGTGACCACATCATCGAGACCCTGACCAAAGTGGCCATTTGTGCCGacaaggtcaacagcatcaacatCAACCAGGGAAG tatAACTTTCACGATGGGCCAAGGTAAGGAAGGGATCATAGACTTCACCTCTGGCTCTGAGCTGCTGGTTGCCAAGGCGAAGAATGGCCACCTCTCAGTGGTGAGTCGGAATAACGGAGGGATATAA